The following proteins come from a genomic window of Lachnoclostridium phytofermentans ISDg:
- the rsmH gene encoding 16S rRNA (cytosine(1402)-N(4))-methyltransferase RsmH has product MADQNINKNEKVLTGQPTENQEPVHKRRERYKGTHPKTFKEKYKERQPEKYADTIEKVIQKGSTPAGMHISICVNEILEFLQIKPGQKGLDATLGYGGHTREMLKCLESQGHMYALDVDPIEIVKTRERLQNLGFGPEILTIKQLNFANIDEVVEEAGLFDFVLADLGVSSMQIDDPDRGFSFKTDGPLDLRLNPEKGISAAERLKTISQTELQGMLLENSDEPYSEEISKAIVNEIKRGNEIDTTTKLRDLISKVLVTIPENEQKEAIKKTCQRTFQALRIDVNNEYEVLYSFLEKLPNVLAKGGRVAILTFHSGEDRLVKKSFKNLQRAGIYSEVSDDVIRPSAEECNRNPRARSTKMRWAIKA; this is encoded by the coding sequence ATGGCAGATCAAAATATAAACAAAAACGAGAAAGTCCTCACAGGACAACCCACGGAGAATCAAGAACCAGTTCACAAACGGCGTGAACGATACAAAGGAACTCACCCAAAAACCTTTAAAGAAAAATACAAAGAAAGACAACCAGAAAAATACGCAGATACCATTGAAAAAGTAATTCAGAAGGGAAGTACGCCTGCAGGTATGCACATCTCTATCTGTGTGAATGAAATCCTGGAGTTTCTGCAAATCAAGCCTGGTCAAAAAGGGTTAGATGCCACTCTTGGCTATGGTGGTCATACGAGGGAAATGTTAAAATGTCTAGAATCACAAGGGCATATGTACGCGCTTGATGTTGACCCAATTGAAATTGTGAAAACAAGAGAACGCCTTCAAAACCTAGGATTTGGTCCTGAGATTTTAACTATTAAACAGCTTAATTTTGCTAACATAGATGAAGTTGTAGAAGAAGCAGGATTATTTGACTTTGTATTAGCAGATTTAGGTGTTTCTTCAATGCAGATTGATGATCCAGACAGAGGATTTTCTTTTAAGACAGATGGACCACTGGATTTGCGATTGAATCCTGAGAAGGGAATCTCTGCAGCAGAACGTTTAAAGACAATTTCGCAAACGGAGCTACAGGGAATGTTGCTTGAGAATTCCGATGAACCTTATTCAGAAGAAATCTCAAAAGCGATTGTAAATGAAATCAAAAGAGGAAATGAGATTGATACGACGACGAAACTTCGTGACCTAATTAGTAAGGTACTTGTAACTATACCGGAAAATGAACAAAAAGAAGCCATTAAGAAGACTTGTCAAAGAACTTTCCAAGCATTACGAATTGATGTGAATAACGAATATGAAGTATTATATAGTTTTCTAGAGAAACTCCCTAATGTACTTGCAAAGGGAGGACGCGTCGCAATTTTAACCTTCCACTCAGGAGAGGATAGACTCGTGAAGAAGTCCTTTAAGAATTTACAACGAGCAGGTATCTATAGTGAAGTCTCAGATGATGTAATTCGTCCATCAGCAGAAGAATGTAATAGAAATCCACGTGCTCGTTCCACAAAGATGAGATGGGCTATCAA